One genomic region from Anopheles bellator chromosome 2, idAnoBellAS_SP24_06.2, whole genome shotgun sequence encodes:
- the LOC131211071 gene encoding NAD-dependent protein deacylase Sirt4 — MQSHAAMRIFGGLRIRSSNSPLCPLRIFFSSNSRYVPAHEPPKDSDYRRLERFLEGKQYILVLTGAGISTESGIPDYRSEGVGLYARSNHKPIQHDDFIKSDATRKRYWARNYVGWPRFSSVAPNVTHYTLARLEREGIVGGIVTQNVDRLHGKAGSKEVIELHGSGYEVICVGSNSIKGKGCDYRIDRQEFQRILDQLNPAQEDGSTMMRPDGDVELSQDYVEHFTVPPCPQCGGNLKTDIVFFGDNIPMERISKAVRMIIQSDGVLALGSSLTVFSGYRIVLQAKELGRPVAIVNIGETRADPHADLKISARCGEVMANLFKPR; from the coding sequence ATGCAATCGCATGCGGCGATGCGAATTTTCGGTGGACTGCGGATCCGGAGCTCCAATTCCCCTCTTTGTCCTCTGCGGATCTTCTTCAGCTCCAATTCCCGATACGTGCCTGCTCACGAGCCCCCCAAGGATTCCGATTACCGCCGGTTGGAACGGTTTCTTGAAGGTAAACAGTACATTCTCGTGCTGACCGGAGCGGGAATATCGACCGAATCCGGCATACCGGACTATCGCTCCGAAGGTGTAGGACTGTACGCTCGCTCGAATCACAAACCGATCCAGCACGACGATTTCATCAAATCGGATGCTACCCGCAAGCGCTACTGGGCCCGGAACTACGTCGGTTGGCCTCGGTTTTCATCGGTGGCACCGAATGTTACGCATTACACACTTGCGCGTCTGGAACGGGAGGGTATCGTCGGCGGCATAGTGACACAGAACGTCGATCGACTGCACGGCAAAGCAGGCTCGAAAGAAGTGATAGAGCTGCATGGCAGCGGTTATGAGGTCATTTGTGTGGGCTCTAACTCTATCAAAGGAAAGGGTTGTGACTATCGCATCGATCGGCAAGAATTTCAGCGAATTCTGGACCAGCTAAATCCGGCACAGGAAGACGGATCGACGATGATGCGACCGGATGGTGATGTCGAGCTGTCGCAGGACTACGTGGAACACTTCACGGTACCACCGTGTCCACAATGTGGTGGCAACCTCAAGACGGATATTGTGTTCTTCGGCGATAATATACCCATGGAGAGAATCAGCAAAGCCGTGCGTATGATCATCCAATCGGACGGGGTGCTCGCACTCGGATCGAGCTTAACCGTGTTTTCCGGTTATCGCATTGTACTGCAAGCAAAAGAGCTGGGTCGACCTGTGGCCATCGTTAACATTGGAGAAACTCGTGCTGATCCGCATGCTGATTTGAAAATTTCAGCCCGTTGTGGAGAAGTGATGGCGAACTTGTTCAAACCGCGGTAA
- the LOC131211072 gene encoding serine/threonine-protein phosphatase 4 catalytic subunit: protein MPDYSDLDRQIEQLKRCEIIKEHEVKALCAKAREILVEEGNVQRVDSPVTVCGDIHGQFYDLKELFKVGGDVPETNYLFMGDFVDRGYYSVETFLLLLALKVRYPDRITLIRGNHESRQITQVYGFYDECIRKYGSVTVWRYCTEIFDYLSLSAIIDGKIFCVHGGLSPSIQYLDQIRSIDRKQEVPHDGPMCDLLWSDPEDTHGWGVSPRGAGYLFGSDVVSQFNAANDIDMICRAHQLVMEGYKWHFNETVLTVWSAPNYCYRCGNVAAILELNENLQRDFTIFEAAPQESRIIPSKKPPADYFL from the exons ATGCCGGATTACAGTGATCTCGACCGACAGATCGAGCAGCTGAAACGATGCGAAATCATCAAGGAGCACGAGGTTAAGGCGTTGTGTGCGAAGGCTCGCGAAATTCTCGTCGAAGAGGGCAACGTGCAGCGCGTGGATTCGCCGGTCACGGTGTGCGGAGATATCCACGGACAGTTTTATGATCTGAAAGAGCTGTTCAAAGTCGGAGGCGACGTACCGGAGACGAACTACCTGTTTATGGGCGACTTCGTCGACCGGGGTTACTACAGTGTGGAAACattcctgttgctgctcgcACTCAAGGTGCGCTACCCGGACCGCATCACGCTGATTCGCGGCAACCATGAGTCACGCCAAATCACACAGGTTTACGGGTTCTATGACGAGTGCATACGCAAGTACGGTTCGGTGACGGTGTGGCGATACTGCACCGAAATCTTCGACTACCTGTCGCTATCCGCGATTATCGACGGTAAAATATTCTGCGTTCACGGTGGTCTGTCGCCCTCGATACAGTATTTGGATCAgatccgttcgatcgaccGGAAGCAAGAGGTGCCACACGACGGTCCAATGTGCGACCTATTGTGGAGCGACCCGGAAGACACGCACGGTTGGGGCGTATCGCCTCGGGGAGCCGGATATCTGTTCGGTTCGGACGTAGTGTCACAGTTTAATGCCGCCAACGATATCGATATGATCTGCCGGGCGCATCAGCTTGTGATGGAAGGGTACAAGTGGCACTTTAATGAAACCGTGCTTACCGTTTGGTCGGCACCCAACTACTGCTACCG GTGTGGCAATGTGGCAGCGATCTTAGAACTGAACGAAAACCTGCAACGCGACTTTACGATCTTCGAGGCAGCCCCACAAGAGAGTCGTATTATACCGTCAAAAAAACCGCCAGCAGACTATTTTCTATAA